The proteins below come from a single bacterium genomic window:
- a CDS encoding (2Fe-2S)-binding protein, protein MKLEINGKSIEIPEAWREARLLWWLRDGLGLIGTRFGCGVGACGACTVHVDDAPQRSCLLPVSSLEGRRVRTIEGLADPDGTLHPVQQAWIDESVPQCGYCQAGQIMSAAALLESEPAPDDERIERAMSGNLCRCGTYARIRKAIRRAAEAQS, encoded by the coding sequence GTGAAGCTCGAGATCAACGGGAAATCGATCGAGATTCCGGAGGCCTGGCGAGAGGCACGGCTGCTCTGGTGGCTGCGCGACGGCCTCGGCCTGATCGGTACGCGGTTCGGGTGCGGCGTGGGGGCCTGCGGCGCCTGCACGGTCCACGTCGACGACGCGCCACAACGAAGCTGCCTGCTGCCCGTTTCGTCGCTCGAAGGGCGGCGTGTCCGGACGATCGAGGGACTCGCCGACCCGGACGGAACGCTCCATCCCGTCCAGCAGGCGTGGATCGACGAATCGGTGCCCCAATGCGGCTACTGCCAGGCCGGACAGATCATGAGCGCCGCCGCGCTCCTCGAATCGGAGCCTGCGCCTGACGACGAACGGATCGAGCGAGCCATGTCCGGAAACCTGTGCCGCTGCGGGACCTACGCACGGATCCGCAAGGCGATCCGTCGCGCGGCCGAGGCGCAATCGTGA
- a CDS encoding GMC family oxidoreductase N-terminal domain-containing protein, with translation MDPKARRILIVGGGTSGAVLAARLSEDPRFAVTLLEAGPDHAEYDEGMLDPALAPDRWPGVGEHLIVQPMTSDTGPVPMIQGRILGGTSAVNGLATLRGQPADYDDWAKAGLEGWGWKDVESTFAAVERDLDFGDAPIHGSTGPLPVRRWRPDEMSRSQLAFREAMVECGQPASADINDPRTLPGVGVFPVTIDENTRRVSTSLAFLDDEVRARPNLEIWTRAEVARIEIAGGAARGVVLASGEEIEADQVVVTAGAIWTAAMLLRSGVGPKEHLGEYGLAVHADLPVGSTMADHLGPGIPYTHPGPRGGIAGPAQIVYVGASDGARVDHHLMPISLHDPARQPLDAEVEKTMFVLAVFLLCSSGRGSVRLGITPDGTPVVVAPPLPDHAPRILRHALDRVADWERSEAFRTLGAEPLMPHDLADPDAGQAALERNTISYGHMVGTCPMGPVLDAEGRVRGIANLRVADASVMPIIPAGNTYLGCVMVAERIGRKMLASD, from the coding sequence GTGGACCCGAAGGCGAGACGCATTCTCATCGTGGGCGGCGGGACCTCGGGCGCCGTCCTCGCTGCCCGTCTCAGCGAAGACCCGCGCTTCGCCGTGACCCTCCTCGAAGCCGGCCCCGACCACGCCGAATATGACGAGGGGATGCTCGACCCCGCCCTCGCGCCGGACCGCTGGCCGGGGGTCGGCGAGCACCTGATCGTCCAGCCCATGACGAGCGACACGGGGCCGGTCCCCATGATCCAGGGCCGCATCCTCGGCGGCACGTCGGCGGTGAACGGGCTCGCGACCCTGCGCGGTCAGCCCGCCGACTACGACGACTGGGCGAAGGCCGGGCTCGAAGGCTGGGGCTGGAAGGACGTCGAGAGCACGTTCGCGGCCGTCGAACGGGACCTCGACTTCGGGGACGCCCCGATCCACGGCTCGACCGGCCCCCTCCCCGTCCGTCGTTGGCGCCCGGACGAGATGAGCCGGAGCCAGCTGGCATTCCGCGAGGCGATGGTCGAGTGCGGTCAACCGGCGAGCGCCGACATCAACGACCCACGAACGCTTCCGGGGGTCGGGGTCTTCCCCGTCACGATCGACGAGAACACGCGGCGCGTGAGCACCAGTCTGGCTTTCCTGGACGACGAGGTCCGCGCGCGCCCGAACCTCGAGATCTGGACACGGGCCGAGGTCGCACGGATCGAGATCGCCGGCGGCGCCGCGCGCGGCGTCGTCCTCGCGAGCGGTGAGGAGATCGAGGCGGACCAAGTCGTCGTGACCGCAGGCGCGATCTGGACGGCGGCGATGCTGCTTCGATCCGGGGTCGGTCCGAAGGAACACCTCGGCGAATACGGCCTCGCCGTCCACGCCGATCTCCCGGTCGGATCGACGATGGCGGACCACCTCGGTCCCGGCATCCCCTACACCCACCCCGGTCCGCGCGGCGGGATCGCCGGTCCCGCACAGATCGTCTACGTCGGCGCGTCGGACGGCGCGCGCGTCGACCATCACCTGATGCCGATCTCGCTCCACGATCCCGCGCGACAGCCCCTCGACGCCGAGGTCGAGAAGACGATGTTCGTGCTCGCCGTCTTCCTGCTCTGTTCGAGCGGTCGTGGGAGCGTGCGGTTGGGGATCACGCCCGACGGCACCCCGGTCGTCGTCGCGCCGCCTCTGCCGGACCACGCGCCCCGGATCCTCCGGCACGCGCTCGATCGCGTCGCCGACTGGGAGCGCTCCGAAGCCTTCCGCACCCTGGGCGCCGAGCCGCTCATGCCCCACGACCTCGCGGACCCCGACGCCGGACAGGCCGCCCTCGAACGGAACACGATCAGCTACGGCCACATGGTCGGCACCTGCCCGATGGGCCCGGTCCTCGACGCGGAGGGTCGCGTGCGCGGGATCGCGAACCTCCGCGTCGCCGACGCCTCGGTCATGCCGATCATTCCGGCCGGCAACACCTACCTGGGCTGCGTGATGGTCGCGGAGCGCATCGGGCGGAAGATGCTGGCCTCCGACTAG